A genomic window from Streptomyces sp. WMMC940 includes:
- the gdhA gene encoding NADP-specific glutamate dehydrogenase, whose protein sequence is MPSISSSTTTSLDDLEADIRRRNPGEPEFHQAVHEVLETLGPVLDRRPELREARMVERMAEPERQIIFRVPWQDDRGGIQVNRGFRVEFNSALGPYKGGLRFHPSVNLGIVKFLAFEQIFKNALTGLGIGAGKGGSDFDPRGRSDAEVMRFCQSFMTELHRHLGEHTDVPAGDIGVGGREIGYLFGQYRRITNRWEAGVLTGKGTAWGGSHVRPEATGYGNVLFTAEMLKVRGEQLAGQQVSVSGSGNVALHTVEKAQELGAHVLTVSDSAGYVVDDKGIDLPLLKQIKEAERGRVSDYANRRGASARYVPGGSVWEVPTDVALPSATQNELTADDAAALVRNGVKAVSEGANMPTTPAAVRLLRDAGVAFGPGKAANAGGVATSALEMRQNAARDSWSAPRVEEELAQVMCAIHDTAYETAARYGRPGDYVAGANIAGFEQVADAMLAQGLI, encoded by the coding sequence ATGCCCTCCATCTCCTCCAGCACCACCACCTCCCTCGACGACCTCGAAGCGGACATCCGGCGCCGCAACCCCGGCGAACCCGAGTTCCACCAGGCCGTCCACGAAGTGCTGGAGACACTGGGCCCCGTCCTCGACAGAAGGCCCGAACTCCGTGAGGCCAGGATGGTCGAGCGCATGGCGGAGCCGGAGCGGCAGATCATCTTCCGGGTGCCCTGGCAGGACGACCGCGGCGGGATCCAGGTCAACCGGGGCTTCCGGGTGGAGTTCAACAGCGCCCTCGGCCCCTACAAGGGAGGCCTGCGCTTCCACCCGTCCGTCAACCTGGGGATCGTGAAGTTCCTCGCCTTCGAGCAGATCTTCAAGAACGCGCTGACCGGCCTGGGCATCGGCGCCGGCAAGGGCGGCAGCGACTTCGACCCGCGCGGCCGCTCCGACGCCGAAGTGATGCGCTTCTGCCAGTCGTTCATGACCGAGCTGCACCGGCACCTCGGTGAGCACACCGACGTGCCCGCCGGCGACATCGGCGTCGGCGGCCGGGAGATCGGCTATCTCTTCGGCCAGTACCGGCGCATCACCAACCGCTGGGAGGCGGGCGTGCTGACCGGCAAGGGCACCGCCTGGGGCGGTTCCCACGTCCGCCCCGAGGCCACCGGCTACGGCAATGTGCTCTTCACCGCCGAGATGCTCAAGGTGCGCGGGGAGCAGCTCGCCGGCCAGCAGGTCAGCGTCTCCGGTTCCGGAAACGTGGCCCTCCACACCGTGGAGAAGGCACAGGAGCTGGGGGCGCATGTGCTCACCGTCTCCGATTCGGCCGGGTACGTCGTCGACGACAAGGGCATCGACCTCCCCCTCCTCAAGCAGATCAAGGAGGCCGAGCGCGGCCGGGTGAGTGACTACGCGAACCGCCGAGGCGCGTCCGCGCGGTACGTGCCCGGCGGCAGTGTCTGGGAGGTGCCCACCGATGTGGCCCTCCCGTCCGCGACGCAGAACGAACTGACCGCCGACGACGCGGCGGCCCTCGTGCGCAACGGCGTCAAGGCCGTGTCCGAGGGGGCGAACATGCCCACCACTCCCGCGGCGGTGCGTCTCCTCCGCGACGCCGGCGTCGCCTTCGGCCCCGGAAAGGCGGCGAACGCGGGCGGCGTGGCCACCAGTGCGCTCGAGATGCGGCAGAACGCGGCCCGGGACAGCTGGTCCGCGCCCCGTGTGGAGGAGGAACTGGCCCAGGTCATGTGCGCCATCCACGACACGGCGTACGAGACGGCGGCTCGCTACGGCAGGCCCGGCGACTACGTGGCGGGGGCGAACATCGCAGGCTTCGAACAGGTCGCGGACGCCATGCTCGCCCAAGGCCTCATCTGA
- a CDS encoding serpin family protein has protein sequence MRQFDGRGDFVCSPAGLWLALGAVAAGARGGTAEELRALLGTAGDDAAAAVTSAARELADTEALAVATRVWSRVPVHRAYRGALPGIGFAHLGDGRDDIDDWVKQATGGQIERLPAPVLPDTLLALVNVLALKARWQTPFPGHATRPAPFTDASGTLHQVPTMHRRLAPGDAWTTGPAQVAQLRCEGAAGAVVRLVLGAPDAGPADVLPAAWAPREACAPVEAEAVALAVPRLALRTTTDVTPQLPALGVRQATSSLADFSGLSPERLAISMVVQEAVLKIAELGVEAAAATAVLTRAGGAPRPDRTLRLAYDRPFGVVVLDASGRLPLFAAWQSTAPAGDPVPEPDHLGTFPPPPPLPPGATGPGR, from the coding sequence TTGCGGCAGTTCGACGGGCGAGGCGACTTCGTCTGCTCGCCCGCCGGGCTGTGGCTCGCACTCGGTGCCGTGGCGGCGGGCGCGCGCGGCGGCACCGCCGAGGAGCTGCGGGCGCTGCTCGGCACGGCCGGGGACGACGCGGCCGCGGCCGTCACCTCCGCGGCCCGGGAACTCGCCGACACGGAGGCGTTGGCCGTGGCGACCCGCGTGTGGAGCAGGGTCCCGGTCCACCGGGCCTACCGTGGGGCGCTGCCCGGCATCGGATTCGCCCATCTCGGCGACGGCCGGGACGACATCGACGACTGGGTGAAGCAGGCGACCGGCGGGCAGATCGAGAGGCTGCCGGCCCCCGTCCTCCCGGACACTCTCCTGGCCCTGGTCAACGTCCTCGCGCTGAAAGCCCGTTGGCAGACGCCCTTCCCCGGCCATGCGACCCGGCCCGCGCCGTTCACGGACGCATCGGGGACGCTCCACCAGGTGCCGACGATGCACCGGCGGCTGGCCCCCGGCGACGCGTGGACCACGGGCCCGGCCCAGGTCGCCCAGCTGCGCTGCGAGGGCGCGGCGGGCGCGGTGGTCCGGCTCGTCCTCGGCGCGCCGGACGCCGGCCCCGCCGACGTGCTGCCCGCGGCCTGGGCGCCGCGCGAGGCGTGCGCACCCGTCGAGGCGGAGGCCGTCGCCCTCGCCGTGCCCCGCCTCGCCCTGCGGACGACGACGGACGTCACACCCCAACTGCCCGCGCTGGGCGTCCGGCAGGCGACCTCGTCGCTCGCCGACTTCTCCGGACTGTCGCCCGAACGACTGGCGATCTCGATGGTCGTCCAGGAGGCCGTCCTCAAGATCGCGGAACTCGGCGTGGAGGCGGCGGCCGCGACGGCGGTCCTCACCCGCGCGGGCGGCGCGCCTCGTCCCGACCGGACCCTCCGGCTCGCCTACGACCGCCCCTTCGGCGTCGTCGTCCTCGACGCCTCCGGCCGGCTCCCCCTCTTCGCCGCCTGGCAGTCGACCGCCCCGGCGGGCGACCCGGTGCCCGAGCCGGACCACCTCGGCACGTTCCCGCCCCCGCCGCCGCTCCCGCCGGGGGCGACCGGTCCGGGACGCTGA
- a CDS encoding MDR family MFS transporter translates to MAQEANTPAAGPGPIPRPGEGANRRTVLVAIGALLLGLLLAALDQTIVATALPTIVSDLGGLEHLSWVVTAYILASTAATPLWGKLGDQYGRKKLFQTAIVIFLIGSALCGIAQDMPQLIAYRAVQGLGGGGLIVLSMAIVGDIVSPRERGRYQGLFGAVFGATSVLGPLLGGLFTQHLSWRWVFYINLPIGVVALFVIATVLRIPVRRTHHTIDYLGTVLIAAVATCLVLVASLGGTTWAWDSPQIVALAVLGVLLLVAFVRAERRAAEPVLPLKLFRNRTFTLVSAVSFIVGFAMFGALTYLPTFLQIVQGITPTMSGVHMLPMVVGLLITSTVSGQIVSRTGRWKVFPVAGTAVTAVGLLLLHQLEPGTPTWEVSGYFFVFGSGLGLVMQVLVLAVQNAVGYEDLGVATSGATFFRSIGASFGVALFGTVFTGRLRELLAEALAGRPLPPGTSPERIAADSSAIALLPPGLRPSVLQAFSTSITDVFLYAAPVVAVGCVLALFLREDKLRGSVTAPEVSETIAPNPVQRSSYDECARALSLLGSREGRKAVYVKITDRSGLDLSPAASWLLLRVKRHGLVEPARLAEATNVPVRAVTDASREVEERGLARREGLSLMLTDKGVDATAKLSEAREESLAELLGDWWGPDRPTDLVQLVKELTAELCGSDGERPSSGEPHRDHQAWNFPTH, encoded by the coding sequence ATGGCGCAGGAAGCGAACACGCCGGCCGCCGGCCCCGGACCGATACCCCGGCCCGGCGAGGGTGCGAACCGCCGGACCGTTCTCGTGGCGATCGGCGCACTGCTGCTGGGCCTGCTGCTCGCCGCGCTCGACCAGACCATCGTGGCCACCGCGCTGCCGACGATCGTCAGCGACCTCGGCGGCCTGGAGCACCTGTCCTGGGTGGTCACCGCCTACATCCTCGCTTCGACGGCGGCGACCCCGCTCTGGGGCAAACTCGGTGACCAGTACGGCCGCAAGAAGCTCTTCCAGACGGCCATCGTCATCTTCCTGATCGGCTCGGCGCTGTGCGGCATCGCGCAGGACATGCCGCAGCTCATCGCCTACCGCGCCGTCCAGGGCCTCGGCGGCGGCGGCCTCATCGTGCTGTCGATGGCGATCGTCGGCGACATCGTCTCCCCTCGCGAACGCGGGCGCTACCAGGGGCTGTTCGGCGCCGTCTTCGGGGCGACCAGTGTGCTCGGGCCGCTGCTCGGCGGCCTGTTCACCCAGCACCTCAGCTGGCGCTGGGTGTTCTACATCAATCTGCCCATCGGCGTGGTCGCGCTCTTCGTCATCGCCACCGTCCTGCGCATCCCGGTCCGCCGGACTCACCACACCATCGACTACCTGGGCACGGTCCTGATCGCGGCCGTCGCCACCTGCCTGGTCCTGGTCGCCTCGCTCGGCGGCACCACCTGGGCCTGGGACTCGCCGCAGATCGTCGCCCTGGCCGTGCTCGGGGTCCTGCTCCTCGTCGCCTTCGTCCGCGCGGAGCGCCGCGCCGCCGAGCCCGTGCTGCCGCTGAAGCTGTTCCGGAACCGGACGTTCACCCTCGTCTCCGCCGTCAGCTTCATCGTCGGGTTCGCGATGTTCGGCGCGCTGACGTACCTGCCGACGTTCCTGCAGATCGTCCAGGGCATCACTCCCACCATGTCCGGCGTCCACATGCTGCCGATGGTGGTCGGACTGCTGATCACCTCCACCGTGTCCGGTCAGATCGTCAGCCGGACGGGCCGGTGGAAGGTCTTCCCGGTAGCAGGCACCGCCGTGACCGCCGTCGGCCTCCTCCTGCTCCACCAGCTGGAGCCGGGCACCCCGACCTGGGAGGTCAGCGGCTACTTCTTCGTCTTCGGTTCCGGCCTCGGCCTGGTCATGCAGGTGCTGGTGCTGGCGGTGCAGAACGCGGTCGGGTACGAGGACCTCGGCGTCGCCACGTCCGGCGCCACCTTCTTCCGTTCCATCGGCGCCTCGTTCGGCGTCGCGCTCTTCGGCACGGTCTTCACCGGCCGGCTGCGCGAGCTCCTCGCCGAGGCGCTCGCCGGCCGCCCGCTGCCGCCGGGGACCAGCCCCGAACGGATCGCCGCCGATTCGTCCGCCATCGCCCTGCTGCCGCCCGGACTGCGCCCGTCGGTCCTCCAGGCGTTCTCGACGTCCATCACGGACGTCTTCCTGTACGCGGCGCCGGTCGTCGCCGTCGGCTGCGTCCTCGCCCTCTTCCTGCGGGAGGACAAGCTGCGCGGCTCCGTCACCGCTCCCGAGGTCAGCGAGACCATCGCCCCCAATCCAGTCCAGCGCTCGTCGTACGACGAATGCGCCCGCGCGCTGTCCCTCCTCGGTTCGCGCGAGGGCCGCAAGGCGGTCTACGTCAAGATCACAGACAGGTCCGGGCTGGATCTCAGTCCGGCGGCGAGCTGGCTGCTGCTGCGCGTCAAACGCCACGGGCTGGTGGAACCCGCCCGGCTCGCCGAGGCCACCAACGTGCCGGTCAGGGCCGTCACCGACGCGTCACGGGAGGTCGAGGAGCGTGGGCTGGCCCGCCGGGAGGGTCTGTCGCTGATGCTCACCGACAAGGGCGTGGACGCCACGGCGAAGCTGTCCGAGGCGCGGGAGGAGTCGCTGGCGGAGCTGCTGGGCGACTGGTGGGGACCGGACCGGCCCACCGACCTCGTCCAGCTGGTGAAGGAACTGACCGCGGAGCTGTGCGGCTCCGACGGCGAGCGCCCCTCCAGCGGCGAACCGCACCGGGACCACCAGGCCTGGAACTTCCCCACGCACTGA
- a CDS encoding cytochrome P450 — MPCPHLPEGFDATDPDLLQSRVPLPEFARLRRTAPVWWCPQPRGITGFDDEGYWAVTRHADVKYVSTHPELYSSSENTAVIRFNEHISRDQIEAQRLIMLNMDPPEHTRVRQIVQRGFTPRAVRGLESALRDRARRIVEEARAAARGSADGGFDFVTRIAVELPLQAIAELIGIPQEDRARIFDWSNKMVAYDDPEYAITEEIGAEAAMELIGYSMNLAAARKECPAQDIVTQLVAAEGEGNLSSDEFGFFVLLLAVAGNETTRNAISHGMHAFLTHPEQWELYKRERPTTAAEEIVRWATPVVSFQRTATQDTELGGQKISKGDRVGLFYSSANNDPEVFEDPGAFDITRDPNPHLGFGGGGPHFCLGKSLAVQEIDLIFNAVADALPDLRLAGDPRRLRAAWLNGIKELRVSVGG, encoded by the coding sequence ATGCCCTGCCCCCATCTCCCCGAAGGGTTCGACGCCACCGACCCCGATCTCCTGCAGAGCCGCGTCCCCCTCCCCGAGTTCGCCCGGTTGCGCCGAACGGCTCCCGTCTGGTGGTGCCCCCAGCCACGCGGCATCACCGGCTTCGACGACGAGGGCTACTGGGCGGTCACCCGCCACGCGGACGTCAAATACGTGTCCACGCATCCCGAGTTGTACTCCTCCAGCGAGAACACCGCGGTCATCCGCTTCAACGAGCACATCAGCCGCGACCAGATCGAGGCGCAGCGCCTGATCATGCTCAACATGGACCCTCCCGAACACACCCGGGTCCGGCAGATAGTCCAGCGCGGCTTCACCCCGCGCGCCGTACGCGGACTGGAGTCGGCGCTGCGCGACCGCGCCCGGCGGATCGTCGAGGAGGCGAGGGCGGCCGCGAGGGGCAGCGCGGACGGCGGCTTCGACTTCGTCACCCGGATCGCCGTCGAACTCCCGCTGCAGGCCATCGCCGAACTCATCGGCATCCCCCAGGAGGACCGCGCCCGGATCTTCGACTGGTCGAACAAGATGGTGGCGTACGACGACCCGGAGTACGCGATCACGGAGGAGATCGGCGCCGAGGCCGCCATGGAGCTGATCGGCTACTCCATGAACCTGGCGGCCGCACGCAAGGAGTGCCCGGCGCAGGACATCGTCACCCAGCTCGTCGCCGCCGAGGGCGAAGGCAACCTCTCCTCCGACGAGTTCGGCTTCTTCGTGCTGCTGCTGGCGGTGGCGGGCAACGAAACCACCCGCAACGCGATCAGCCACGGTATGCACGCCTTCCTCACCCACCCCGAGCAGTGGGAGCTCTACAAGCGGGAGCGCCCGACGACCGCGGCCGAGGAGATCGTCCGCTGGGCCACGCCCGTGGTCTCCTTCCAGCGGACCGCGACCCAGGACACCGAACTCGGCGGCCAGAAGATCAGCAAGGGCGACCGGGTGGGCCTCTTCTACTCGTCCGCCAACAACGACCCCGAGGTCTTCGAGGACCCGGGGGCCTTCGACATCACCCGCGACCCCAACCCGCACCTCGGCTTCGGCGGGGGCGGCCCGCACTTCTGCCTCGGCAAGTCCCTCGCGGTCCAGGAGATCGACCTCATCTTCAACGCAGTCGCCGACGCCCTGCCGGACCTGCGCCTGGCCGGCGATCCGCGCAGGCTGCGCGCGGCGTGGCTGAACGGGATCAAGGAACTCCGGGTCAGCGTCGGCGGCTGA
- a CDS encoding peptidoglycan-binding domain-containing protein codes for MTGHVCPECGRQDDADGRSGGVRGCDCGRAATTEGFDPLRVRPYVALPDPANAPAATVAGPPPELTQLLAPAVHGAAGQDGAPDAPHGAAGHGGAYDHRYEHGRAYDMTGAEPDLAAGGRRRGRGRGGRRVAVAVAAVVAVLGTAAYASGLLTKDDGGNDALPDSETTAPFVSAAPDAPDASVSASESAPRSASPSASGSSAASTPASASPRPGASSPAPLAAGPTSPSATPTGGTAPAPSSPAPGVTLQRGDEGPEVVELQERLEQVGLYGGRSHGRYDGRVEDAVAEYQDDNGIRDDPEGVYGPATRRALEAETRYPYDHDGGGNGGWDGDGRG; via the coding sequence ATGACGGGACACGTCTGTCCTGAATGCGGCAGGCAGGACGACGCGGACGGCAGATCCGGCGGAGTCCGGGGCTGCGACTGCGGGCGGGCCGCGACGACGGAGGGATTCGATCCGCTGCGGGTCCGGCCCTACGTGGCGCTTCCGGATCCGGCCAACGCCCCGGCCGCGACCGTGGCCGGGCCGCCGCCCGAGCTGACGCAGTTGCTCGCACCCGCGGTCCACGGCGCCGCCGGGCAGGACGGGGCGCCCGACGCGCCGCACGGGGCGGCCGGACACGGGGGCGCGTACGACCACCGGTACGAACACGGCCGTGCCTACGACATGACCGGGGCGGAGCCGGACCTCGCGGCCGGAGGGCGGCGGCGCGGACGCGGCCGTGGCGGGCGGCGTGTGGCCGTGGCCGTCGCCGCCGTGGTGGCGGTGCTGGGGACCGCGGCCTACGCGAGCGGACTGCTCACGAAGGACGACGGTGGGAACGACGCCCTGCCCGACAGCGAGACGACGGCCCCGTTCGTATCGGCGGCGCCCGACGCACCCGACGCCTCGGTGTCCGCCTCGGAGTCGGCGCCCCGGAGCGCTTCGCCCTCGGCGTCCGGGTCATCCGCGGCGTCGACCCCGGCCTCCGCCTCTCCACGTCCCGGCGCGTCTTCCCCGGCCCCGCTCGCCGCGGGCCCGACGTCCCCGTCGGCGACCCCGACGGGCGGGACCGCGCCCGCGCCCTCCTCCCCCGCCCCGGGAGTCACGCTGCAGCGCGGCGACGAGGGCCCCGAGGTGGTCGAGTTGCAGGAACGGCTGGAGCAGGTCGGCCTGTACGGCGGACGGTCCCACGGGCGTTACGACGGCCGCGTCGAGGACGCCGTGGCGGAGTACCAGGACGACAACGGCATCCGGGACGACCCCGAGGGCGTCTACGGCCCGGCGACCCGCCGCGCCCTGGAGGCGGAGACGCGCTACCCGTACGACCACGACGGCGGCGGCAATGGCGGCTGGGACGGCGACGGCCGCGGCTGA
- a CDS encoding serine hydrolase domain-containing protein, with protein MIRLRVVPAVLAALLLVATGLTGAQAQTVRQEFDPAVTEALDKAVTDTMAKAGIPGVIVGVWIPGRGTYEKAFGVADKSSGTPMKTGLHMRIGSVTKTFTVTGLLQLVDQGRVGLDDPVGKYVEGVPAGNRITLRQLADMRSGLFNYTEDDKWEKSFEADPQQTFTPQQLLDYAFAHPANFPPGTRWEYSNTNTVLLGLVIEKVTGQQLEDYLRQRVFAPLRLEGTSFPTDDAMPEPFAHGYTAYTKSGAATATPSGGTVDATNWNPSWAWAAGAVISDLDDLHTWLPALADGRLLNPSTQKERLRFGPTTIPQVQYGLGIMRVGGWIGHNGELPGYETLALQLPSQRATLVILVNSDTDYRGQALSTMLGRAVTEVVTPRNVFDLPTAPQSEKSSPPPSRTPSPTS; from the coding sequence ATGATCCGTCTCAGAGTCGTGCCGGCGGTTCTCGCCGCCCTGCTGCTGGTCGCCACGGGCCTGACCGGTGCCCAGGCGCAGACCGTACGTCAGGAGTTCGATCCCGCCGTGACGGAGGCCCTCGACAAGGCCGTTACCGACACCATGGCGAAAGCCGGGATTCCGGGCGTGATCGTCGGCGTCTGGATTCCCGGCCGCGGCACTTACGAGAAGGCTTTCGGCGTGGCCGACAAGTCGTCCGGCACACCGATGAAGACCGGTCTGCACATGCGGATCGGCAGCGTCACCAAGACGTTCACGGTCACGGGCCTGCTGCAACTGGTCGACCAGGGCAGGGTCGGGCTCGACGATCCCGTCGGCAAGTACGTCGAAGGCGTACCGGCGGGCAACCGGATCACCCTGCGCCAGCTCGCCGACATGCGCAGCGGCCTGTTCAACTACACCGAGGACGACAAGTGGGAGAAGTCCTTCGAGGCCGATCCCCAGCAGACCTTCACCCCGCAGCAGTTGCTCGACTACGCGTTCGCGCACCCGGCGAACTTCCCTCCCGGCACCCGGTGGGAGTACAGCAACACCAACACGGTGCTGCTCGGGCTGGTGATCGAGAAGGTCACCGGACAGCAGCTGGAGGACTACCTCCGGCAGCGCGTGTTCGCGCCACTGAGGCTCGAAGGGACCTCGTTCCCGACGGACGACGCGATGCCGGAACCCTTCGCCCACGGCTACACCGCCTACACCAAGTCCGGTGCCGCCACGGCCACCCCGTCCGGCGGCACGGTCGACGCCACCAACTGGAACCCTTCCTGGGCCTGGGCGGCAGGCGCCGTGATCTCCGACCTCGACGACCTGCACACCTGGTTGCCCGCCCTGGCCGACGGACGGCTACTCAACCCCTCCACGCAGAAGGAACGTCTGCGGTTCGGGCCGACGACCATCCCGCAAGTCCAGTACGGACTGGGCATCATGCGGGTGGGGGGCTGGATCGGACACAACGGGGAGCTTCCCGGCTACGAGACACTGGCCCTGCAACTGCCGTCCCAGCGGGCCACACTGGTGATCCTGGTCAATTCCGACACCGACTACCGCGGCCAGGCGCTGAGCACGATGCTCGGGCGCGCCGTCACCGAGGTGGTGACACCGCGCAACGTGTTCGACCTGCCGACCGCGCCGCAGTCCGAGAAGAGCAGCCCGCCCCCGTCACGGACACCGTCACCGACGTCCTAG
- a CDS encoding serine hydrolase domain-containing protein: protein MSGLRETLMRHVGDGSVPGAVGLVAHGDRVEVAAVGSVDVDGSAPMERDSIFRIASVTKPLVAAAVMLLVDEDRLALDDAVAPWLPELAAPMVVRTPSGPVDDVVPAARPITVFDLLSSCAGYGFPSDFSLPALTPLFSELKQGPPQPRSVPAPDAWMAALARIPLLHQPGETWLYNTCSDIQGVLVSRVTGRPLPEFLAERLFEPLGMADTGFTVPAGKLDRFTSHYRPDEPGGLVLVDGTDAHGQWTSVPAFPSGAGGLVSTVDDWWAFGRMLLAEGVFGGRRLLSPESVRRMTGDRLTKAQREASDLFLEGQSWGFGGAVDIEATQPWNVPGRYGWVGGTGTTAHIVPATGTVSVMFSQVAMTGPTPPVLMRDFWRYAAAH, encoded by the coding sequence ATGAGCGGCCTGCGCGAGACCCTCATGAGACACGTCGGCGACGGATCGGTGCCGGGCGCCGTGGGACTGGTGGCGCACGGTGACCGGGTGGAGGTCGCGGCCGTCGGGTCGGTCGACGTCGACGGCAGCGCCCCGATGGAAAGGGATTCGATCTTCCGGATCGCTTCGGTCACCAAACCGCTCGTCGCCGCGGCGGTCATGCTGCTGGTCGACGAGGACCGGCTCGCGCTGGACGACGCGGTCGCCCCGTGGCTGCCGGAGCTGGCGGCGCCCATGGTCGTCCGTACGCCGTCCGGTCCCGTCGACGACGTCGTCCCGGCGGCCAGACCCATCACCGTGTTCGACCTGCTCAGCTCCTGCGCCGGATACGGGTTTCCGTCCGACTTCTCGCTGCCCGCGCTCACACCGCTGTTCAGCGAGCTGAAGCAGGGGCCGCCGCAGCCGCGGAGCGTTCCGGCGCCGGACGCCTGGATGGCGGCGCTGGCCCGGATCCCGCTGCTGCACCAGCCCGGCGAGACCTGGCTGTACAACACCTGCTCCGACATCCAGGGCGTACTGGTCTCCCGGGTCACGGGGCGCCCGCTGCCCGAGTTCCTGGCCGAGCGGCTGTTCGAGCCGCTCGGCATGGCCGACACGGGATTCACCGTACCGGCGGGCAAACTGGACCGCTTCACCAGCCACTACCGGCCCGACGAGCCCGGCGGGCTCGTACTCGTCGACGGAACCGACGCACACGGACAGTGGACCAGCGTGCCCGCGTTCCCGTCCGGCGCCGGCGGTCTGGTCTCGACGGTCGACGACTGGTGGGCCTTCGGCCGGATGCTGCTCGCCGAAGGCGTCTTCGGGGGACGCCGGCTGCTGTCCCCCGAGTCCGTACGGCGGATGACCGGCGACCGGCTGACCAAGGCCCAGCGCGAGGCGAGCGATCTGTTCCTGGAGGGCCAGAGCTGGGGCTTCGGCGGGGCGGTCGACATCGAGGCCACCCAGCCGTGGAACGTGCCCGGCCGCTACGGCTGGGTCGGCGGCACCGGCACCACCGCGCACATCGTCCCGGCCACCGGCACCGTGAGCGTCATGTTCAGCCAGGTGGCGATGACCGGGCCGACGCCGCCCGTACTGATGAGGGACTTCTGGCGGTACGCGGCCGCCCACTGA
- a CDS encoding GNAT family N-acetyltransferase, with amino-acid sequence MTRWTVLPEHFDSPDATALRRDYYADVAGSYWGRPATNAEVDEGLADDGVARLGAPTGGFVVGRHDGEPAACGGVLLLDSERAELTRVFVRPAFRGTGGGAALLTALEEAARRLGARRMVLNTRLDLVGARTLYARHGYREIPAYCEGPYMEIWYGKELTLGEPVPREGDASA; translated from the coding sequence ATGACGCGATGGACCGTGCTTCCCGAGCACTTCGACAGCCCTGACGCCACGGCGCTGCGGCGCGACTACTACGCCGATGTGGCAGGCAGCTACTGGGGGCGGCCCGCCACGAACGCGGAGGTCGACGAGGGCCTCGCGGACGACGGCGTGGCCCGGCTCGGCGCCCCCACCGGCGGGTTCGTCGTCGGGCGCCACGACGGCGAGCCGGCGGCCTGTGGCGGGGTGCTGCTGCTGGACTCCGAACGGGCCGAGCTCACCAGGGTGTTCGTCCGCCCCGCGTTCCGCGGCACGGGAGGCGGCGCGGCCCTGCTGACGGCTCTGGAGGAGGCGGCCCGGCGGCTCGGGGCGCGGCGGATGGTGCTCAACACCCGGCTGGACCTGGTCGGGGCCCGCACCCTGTACGCACGACACGGCTACCGGGAGATCCCCGCGTACTGCGAGGGGCCGTACATGGAGATCTGGTACGGCAAGGAGCTGACCCTCGGGGAACCTGTGCCCCGGGAAGGGGATGCGTCGGCCTGA
- a CDS encoding antibiotic biosynthesis monooxygenase family protein: MSVVKINVLTVPAEQREALEQRFSARAGAVESSDGFEWFELLRPLEGTDDYLVYTRWRSEEDFQNWMSGPMQAAHRGEGGGGERPKPAATGSTLWSFEVVQQAAPKQG; encoded by the coding sequence ATGAGTGTCGTGAAGATCAATGTGCTGACCGTCCCCGCCGAACAACGCGAGGCCCTGGAGCAGCGGTTCTCCGCTCGTGCGGGGGCCGTGGAGTCCTCGGACGGCTTCGAGTGGTTCGAGCTGCTCCGCCCGCTGGAGGGCACCGACGACTACCTCGTCTACACCCGCTGGCGCAGCGAGGAGGACTTCCAGAACTGGATGTCCGGCCCCATGCAGGCCGCCCACCGCGGCGAGGGCGGCGGGGGCGAACGCCCGAAGCCGGCCGCGACGGGCTCGACCCTGTGGTCCTTCGAGGTGGTCCAGCAGGCCGCGCCGAAGCAGGGTTGA
- a CDS encoding O-methyltransferase, whose protein sequence is MSEQQWNAVDAYLTDLLVPEDDALKSAVAASDAAGLPQIAVAPSQGKLLHLLALTQGATRILEIGTLGGYSTIWLGRALPADGQLVSLEYSAKHADVARANLARAGLDKNVEVRVGSALDSLAALEAEGSAPFDFFFIDADKANNPHYVEWAVKLSRPGSVIVVDNVVRGGSVLDATSEDPAVVGTRRMFEVVSEHPRLTATAVQTVGARGYDGLLLARVTG, encoded by the coding sequence ATGTCTGAACAGCAATGGAACGCCGTGGACGCCTACTTGACCGACCTGCTGGTTCCGGAGGACGACGCCCTGAAGTCCGCCGTGGCCGCGAGCGACGCGGCCGGCCTGCCGCAGATCGCCGTCGCGCCCAGCCAGGGCAAGCTGCTGCACCTGCTTGCCCTCACCCAGGGCGCGACGAGGATCCTCGAGATCGGCACGCTCGGGGGTTACAGCACCATCTGGCTCGGCCGGGCACTGCCCGCCGACGGACAACTCGTCTCGCTCGAGTACAGCGCGAAGCACGCGGACGTGGCCCGCGCCAACCTCGCCCGCGCGGGACTCGACAAGAACGTCGAGGTACGGGTCGGATCCGCACTCGACAGCCTCGCAGCGCTGGAGGCCGAGGGCAGCGCCCCGTTCGACTTCTTCTTCATCGACGCCGACAAGGCCAACAACCCCCACTACGTGGAGTGGGCGGTGAAGCTGTCCCGCCCGGGCAGCGTCATCGTCGTCGACAACGTCGTACGCGGCGGCTCGGTCCTCGACGCTACGAGCGAGGACCCCGCGGTCGTGGGCACCCGCCGGATGTTCGAGGTCGTCTCGGAGCACCCGCGGCTCACGGCGACCGCCGTCCAGACGGTGGGCGCACGCGGGTACGACGGCCTCCTGCTGGCCCGCGTCACCGGCTGA